In Mycobacterium branderi, the DNA window CCCCAGGCTGGCCACCCGCTATCCCGCGCAACTCTCCGGCGGCGAGCAGCAGCGCGTCGGCGTGGCCCGCGCGCTGGCGGCCGATCCGCCGATTCTGTTGATGGACGAGCCGTTTTCCGCCGTCGACCCGATAGTCCGGCGCGAGTTGCAACGCGAAATCGTGCGTCTGCAAAGCGAATTGCACAAGACCATCGTGTTCGTCACACACGACATCGACGAGGCGGTCCGGCTCGCCGATTTCATCGCGGTGTTCGGGCCGGGCGGTTCGTTACAGCAGTACGACGAACCCGCGCGGCTGCTGTCGCGTCCGGCCAACGATTTTGTCTCGAGCTTCATCGGTCTGGGCCGCGGTTACCGCTGGCTGCAGTGCCTGGACGCGGACGGCCTGCCGTTGCACGACATTCCGCAGATCGCGGAGTCCGAGATCGGTGCCGCGCCACTGCGCGACGGCTGGACGCTGGTGGTTCACGGTGACAGCAGGCCGCTGGGATGGATCGACGCGGAAGGCCTACGGCTGTATCGCGGCGGCGCGTCGTTGCCCGACAGCGTGACCGCCGTGGGGTCGCAGTTGCGCCCGGACGGGAACCTCAGCCAGGCGTTGGACGCCGCGTTGGCCTCGCCGTCGATGCTGGGCGTGGCAGTGGACAAGGCGGGCAAGGTGATCGGCGGAGTGCTGGCCACCGATGTGCTGTCCGCATTGGAATCCCGGCGGCAGGACTAGCCGTGCACTATCTGCTCACTCACCTGCCGGCGGCGTGGATGTTGACGGTGATTCACCTGCGGCTGTCGCTGGTGCCGGTCCTGCTCGGGCTGGCGATCGCGCTGCCGCTGGGTGTGGCGGTGCACCGCCGACCTACGTTGCGGCGGCTGACCACCGTGACTGCCAGCGTCGTGTTCACCATCCCGTCGCTGGCGCTGTTCGTGGTTTTGCCGCTGCTCATCCCGACCCGCATCCTCGACGAGGCGAATGTCGTTGTCGCGCTGACGCTTTACACCGCGGCGCTGCTGGTGCGGGCGGTATTCGAGGCGCTGGACGCCGTGCCGCAGCAGGTGCGCGACGCCGCTGCCGCCGTCGGCTACCGGCCGATCACCCGGATGCTGAAAGTCGAACTGCCGCTGGCTATTCCTGTGCTGGTAGCCGGCCTGCGGGTCGTGGTGGTGACCAATATCTCGATGGTCTCGGTGGGCGCGGTGATCGGCATCGGCGGGCTGGGTACCTGGTTCACCGAGGGCTATCAGGCCGACAAGAGTGACCAAGTGGTGGCCGGCATCGTCGCGATCTTCGGGCTGGCCATCGTGATCGACCTGCTGATTATGCTGGCCGGCCGGCTGGCCACACCGTGGCAGCGGGCCTCGCGGATGAGCCGGCCGATCCGGCCCCTGAGAGCGCCGATCGTCGGCGGCGCGCGATGAACTTTCTCACGCAGGCACTGTCCTACCTGTTGACCGCCGCCAACTGGACGGGTCCGGCGGGTTTGGCGGTAAGGACAGCGGAGCATCTGGAGTACACCGCGCTGGCGGTTGCGGTCTCGGCGCTGATCGCAATCCCGATCGGGCTGGTCATCGGGCACACCGGTCGCGGCGCCCTGGTTGTGGTCACCGCGGTCAACGGGCTGCGCGCGCTGCCCACCCTGGGCGTGCTGTTGTTGGCGGTGCTGATTTGGGGTTTGGGCTTGGGGCCGCCGATCGTCGCGTTGATGCTGCTGGGCATCCCGCCGCTGCTGGCCGGGACCTACGCCGGGGTGTCCAACGTCGATCGGAAGGTTGTCGACGCCGCCCGCTCGATGGGCATGACCGAGCTGCGGGTGTTGCTGCGCGTCGAGGTGCCCAACGCGCTGCCGCTGATCATCGGCGGGCTGCGCACAGCGACCCTGCAGGTGGTGGCCACCGCGACGGTGGCGGCCTACGCCAGTCTGGGCGGGCTGGGCCGCTACCTCATCGACGGCATCAAGGTGCGCCAGTTCCATATCGCGCTGGTCGGCGCGCTGCTGGTGGCCGCTTTGGCGCTGATCCTTGATGCCGCATCGGCGTTCGCGGTGTGGGTGTCGGCGCCGGGGACCGGCCGCATGCAACGGTTGTTGCCAACCCGACGGCCAGGCTGTGCGACCGACGACCCGGTCGCCTACGGTATAGCGCGTGAGCCCAGCCCCTCGTGATGCGACGGCGAGCGCTTGGCCGGCGATGCTGACCTGGCGTGCGCCCGACTGCTATCGCATGGAATCGGTGCGAGTCCAGTTGTCGGGCAATCGAATCAAGGCCAACGGCCGCATTGTCGCCGCTGCCACCGACGCTCAGCCGGCGTTCGGGGCCTATTACGACCTGCAGACCGATGAGACCGGCGCCACCAAACGATTCGGGTTGACGGTGACACTGGCCGAGCGGGAACGCCAGCTCTCCATCGCCCGCGACGAGGAGAACATGTGGCTGGTCACCGACCACAGCGGGGAGTCGCGGGCCGCCTTCGACGGTGCTCTGGACGTCGACCTGGTGTTCAGCCCCTTCTTCAATACGTTGCCGATCCGCCGCCACGGCTTGCACGAGCGGTCCGATTCGATCATCGTGCCCGTGATCTACCTGGGCCTGCCCGAGATGTCCATCACGTCAGCAGTCGTCACCTACAGCAACGCGAGTTCGGCCAGCATCGGCGAGGTCAAGGTGAAATCGCCGGTGTCCGACACCACTCTGCTGGTCGACGCGGACGGCTTCATCGTGGACTATCCAGGCTTGGCAGAGCGGATCTGATCACTCCGCCGGCCCGGCCCTGGGCGGCAAGCTCCTCGCGCCAGTTCTCCTCACCGATGAAGATGGTGACGA includes these proteins:
- a CDS encoding ABC transporter permease; protein product: MNFLTQALSYLLTAANWTGPAGLAVRTAEHLEYTALAVAVSALIAIPIGLVIGHTGRGALVVVTAVNGLRALPTLGVLLLAVLIWGLGLGPPIVALMLLGIPPLLAGTYAGVSNVDRKVVDAARSMGMTELRVLLRVEVPNALPLIIGGLRTATLQVVATATVAAYASLGGLGRYLIDGIKVRQFHIALVGALLVAALALILDAASAFAVWVSAPGTGRMQRLLPTRRPGCATDDPVAYGIAREPSPS
- a CDS encoding putative glycolipid-binding domain-containing protein, yielding MLTWRAPDCYRMESVRVQLSGNRIKANGRIVAAATDAQPAFGAYYDLQTDETGATKRFGLTVTLAERERQLSIARDEENMWLVTDHSGESRAAFDGALDVDLVFSPFFNTLPIRRHGLHERSDSIIVPVIYLGLPEMSITSAVVTYSNASSASIGEVKVKSPVSDTTLLVDADGFIVDYPGLAERI
- a CDS encoding ABC transporter ATP-binding protein: MISFDNVSKVYPDDTVAVDHLSLDIPQGALTVFVGPSGCGKTTSMRMINRMIEPTSGTVTVDGADVAGVDPVKLRLGIGYVIQGAGLMPHQRVIDNVATVPVLKGQSRRAARRAAYQVLERVGLDPRLATRYPAQLSGGEQQRVGVARALAADPPILLMDEPFSAVDPIVRRELQREIVRLQSELHKTIVFVTHDIDEAVRLADFIAVFGPGGSLQQYDEPARLLSRPANDFVSSFIGLGRGYRWLQCLDADGLPLHDIPQIAESEIGAAPLRDGWTLVVHGDSRPLGWIDAEGLRLYRGGASLPDSVTAVGSQLRPDGNLSQALDAALASPSMLGVAVDKAGKVIGGVLATDVLSALESRRQD
- a CDS encoding ABC transporter permease; amino-acid sequence: MHYLLTHLPAAWMLTVIHLRLSLVPVLLGLAIALPLGVAVHRRPTLRRLTTVTASVVFTIPSLALFVVLPLLIPTRILDEANVVVALTLYTAALLVRAVFEALDAVPQQVRDAAAAVGYRPITRMLKVELPLAIPVLVAGLRVVVVTNISMVSVGAVIGIGGLGTWFTEGYQADKSDQVVAGIVAIFGLAIVIDLLIMLAGRLATPWQRASRMSRPIRPLRAPIVGGAR